From the Helianthus annuus cultivar XRQ/B chromosome 17, HanXRQr2.0-SUNRISE, whole genome shotgun sequence genome, the window ttataaataattattaataaTCTCACtggttttgtatatattttagggAATTGTTTAATGAGTAACACTTTGAGTTTTCTAACTGACTCCATTTCAATAGATGTTTATAAATTTGATTTTAAACACATGCTTGATATTTCTAACATGTAATTCTGAATAAGAGTTAAGAAAGAGCCTTCGGGAAGAGAATTAAAAAGAAACAATAATCGGATCTGAATCATATTATATTCGGAATTGAACTCGTATTGACATGGTTTTAGATGTTTAGAAAAATCATTTATATTTATGTGTTTTGAAAACGTTAAACACACTTTGACTAATTGTGTTGAGAGTAAACAAAACATAATGTTATTACTAAAGTTATATCCAAAAATGTGAAAATGACCTTCACAAGTGTAACGATGAATTAGTGTTGCTCTTGTAAAGTCCCATTTGAGGGTTATTTATCATTGTCATTTGTTTTCTTGCCAAACCGTTGATGTTTTAATATACAATTGTTCGCTTTAAGTATTTGTGTGATAAATATAATGATGCAAAGCCACAACGTTATTGAACATTTGAACATGGGGTAACTATGAAAAAAAAGacttaattactgttttcgtccctgtggtttgtcaaaaatcactatttcagtccattagtttaaaaattgcgatttcagtccctatggtttcactttcgtaaccatttcagtccacctcgtaaccatttcagtccctgtacttaacagaataatggattgaaatgattacgaaagtaaaaccacagggactgaaatggttacgaaagtgaaaccacagtgactgaaatcacaatttttaaactaatggactgaaatagtgatttttgacaaaccacatataagaaaacaataattaacttaaacaaaaaaaacaaaaaccagACAGGCCCAATAAAGTTTTACATTTCATTATGTAAGATGGCCCAATAAGATCAGGCCGGCGCAGACTTGTTGTTTTACTCAATTAGATCTGAATACGGCGTCGTATTGTACTTTACATACAAACTATCTATCTGTTTGCAGAAATCCCCAAATGATATACCCTAGAAATTGATATGGTGAGCCCGTGATCAAAATCAAGATGTGAGACAACGTGCCTTTCGAGATCCAAGAGGAAATCATCAAACGGCTTCCAGTGAAATCACTCATTCGATTTCGATCAGTTTCCAAATCATGGAAATCTCTCATCGATAGCTCCAATTTCATCACTCATTACAGGTCCCAACACCAACATCTACTTTTGTATAACTATCAATCTGTTGTTTATCCTAATTGTCTTTCAATCGTTGATGATAACACTTCCCCAGTCCCCCCTCACTCTTCCTCTGTTCGTTAAGATGcttaaaattttaacaaaataggCACCTCTCATGACTTGTTATGTTTGTATAGCGAGGGAAGACTCGTTATTTGGAATCCTTTAATTACAAAAGCTGTTGCTGTGGTTGTTCCTAATGCGGCAATTCTTGACACGACCCgttaacccgacccgaacccgacacGAAAAAAGCAGGTTTGGTTCGACTAATACGACCCGTTTaaaaaacgggtcgggttcgggttgacctgtattaaaaacgggtcgggttcgggttgacccgtataaaaacgggttgacccattaacccgtttaactatttagataaaaaatcttttatatttttgtttttgttttttcggtttctattttacatggttagttataataatgttaattttgacacattatattatttatttatcacaTTCATATTTATCATTAAACATGTTATCGATAACCCACTTAAAACCGAACAACTCGTTTATAAATCGTCAACTTATatcacttgtttaaaaatatgggttaaacgggccaggttcgggttgacccgaattaatatgggtcgggttagggttgaaatctttgacccgaataataatatgggtcgggttcgggttgaacatttcaacccgccaacccgtaacccgtcaacccgccaacccatcAACCCGACACGATTGCCACCCCTAGATAAGATGTTTAACACCCAGTTCGGGTTTGGGGTTTGTCGTGAGACGAGTGACCCGAAGATTGTCAAGATTAGATATGTTAATAAGTTTGCGGATATGGAAAGTGTAAATGACATCCCTTGGCAAGTTGAGATTTTTACGTTAAGCACGGGGGTGTGGAGAAGTCCGTATGGCAATCTCCCTCGTAAATCGATTGTTTTTGATTGTCGACAAAATGGGGTTTGTGTAGATGGGTTTTGTTATTGGCTTGCTACCGATAGGAGTACGGTAGATGTTGTTAAAGcttatagagtaaactgccattttggtccctgaggtttagttacttttgccactttagtccaaaactcaaaccttttgcatctgggtccctgtggtttcagttttattgccattttggtccaaaaatgaaatcaggtcatacatatcttataaaatcctgcaattttgtcatttttctcaaggacaaatcaggtcatatttgtcttataaaatatggtatttatttataaaaaagaaatgatcatctTGTCCctgcagaaaatgacaaaataacaggattttttaagacaaatatgacctgatttcatttttggaccaaaatggcaataaaattgaaaccacagggacccagatgcaaaaagtttgagttttggactaaagttgcaaaattgaccaaaccacagggaccaaaatggcagtttactcaagcTTATAATATGATTGTTTCATTTGATATGACACATGAAGAATTTAGAGAAGTAAACCTCCCGGATAGATTTGTATACCAAGTGTCCATGTGGGATTTGGACATATATAATCTAAGTGAGTCTCTTGTTTTGGTTGAACGCAGTGGGATCTATAATCCAGTTTATGATGTTTGGATGATGGAGGATGGTGTACGAAACTCGTTTACAAAATTATACACTATTCGCGCGCCAGATGCAAGAATAAAAGGCGTACGTGAATTTAGGAAGAGTGGTGAACCTGTAATTGAAGTTATAGAAGATGATCGGAAAGCAATATCCCTTGTTGTTTATGAACCTAACTTAAAACGCATCAGTAACTTGGGGATATCGCGTGGGACTAATTATGTAGGTCAATTTTTTGTGCATTCCTATATGGAAACGCTACTTCTGCTTGATCAACCATCATTAACGATTTTTGACGACGGGAAACGCTACGTTGAAAGTTTATAATGGAGAGCTATTTGTGTATAAGTAGAGTAAACCTCATATTATACGTGTTAGTTGTCGTAAAGTGACTGAGTAAATACATCGATGTCATTATGATGATCACATAGGCTTTTCTGATCTCTCTTCTGCcacaaaataaaaattatatatttcaGGAATAGAGTTCAGCTGCCACCACCAGTAGATCAACACTAATGGAAAATGAAGTTTAGTAGTCCAAATGGTTTTGGTGTAAATAATTCTGCAGGTGAAGTCTTTAAACAATGGGAAGAGGTTGGAAATTTACTCTCCAAATGAAATTTGAGATTTGTTTAATCATATTTCATGTTGATtatcatttcttttcttttttttttttttttgctatggATTACCTCTTTTTACTCTTCAAATGAAATTTATATCGAAATAGAAGGTAAACAGGCAACAAGCTACGATGCTACCAATTCTTGATATTTTACAATTATGATGAGAAAAGATAATCGTCATATATATTAACGTGTTTAAATGCATATAAAattataaatgataaattaatGACTAACGAGCATTTTTGTTTTCTCTCGCCATTGTATCAACTCGTAACCCATTAAATCCATTATTCAAACAGACAAAATGTGGTCACATAGAGATGAcattaaaaattaatatattttgttttaaaatccTCACATGAATAGTGATAGACATACGACCAGTGGGCCACCCAAGCCACAACCCAACCCATCTTCGGTGGAAGCCGTCCTAGCAGCCCACCAACATCGGGCCAACATACACCACGGTGGGTATCCATGATTCGAAGTGGCTAATGGGCCCAGGGCAAGAGAGTTCAAGACTTCCATTCACATTTTTATTTTCCAGCTCGTTTAttttaattatgttttttttccTTTATTTTCTGTTGCTACATTTGGTcagtttttatttagttttatgcTCTTATTTTGTAGCTTAGTGGGTGGTTTTTTTATCATCTCACTTAAACTTTGGTACGGTGAATGGATGAGCAGTTTTTCTGGTTCATTTCTAAAATTCTCTAGAATTAGGGAATCACTATCCATTGCTATCTTAATCTATTGGCACGATTGAGAGGTGACCTTTGGAGTTTCAGTCAGCCTTACGTGGTGTGCCTGTAGCGTAAGAAACCCTGCTGGAATTTGCCCTTCGAAACCGACGGGTGGTGAAACTGTATCTCGGAGGTAATTCGTTGTTCTTTTTTTTATCTAAGGATTCGGGTTTAATTCTGATCCCAAGTCTGACTCTGCCTaccatttggtatcagagctatggatACCCGGAGTAGTTCCGAACTCAAGAAGATTTTGGAAGTTATGGAAGCCGACAAGAGAGAAATGGCAGATCAAATGAAAGTGATGCAAGAGCAGATCCAGGAATTAGCGCTCTCTCAAAACAGACGCAACAATGGGGATGATTTTCAGTCCGGCGACTCGAGTACCAGAGAGGGGACGAGCAATTGGCACTCGAATGATATTAAAGTTGACATACCAGAATATGATGGTAAGCTTGATCCCGACGAATTTGTGGAGTGGATTCGAACTGTGGAGCGGATCTTTGACTACAAGCAAACCACTGATGACCATAAGGTAAAAATCGTGGCTCTTAAGCTTCGTAAATATGCCTCTACATGGTGGTCGAACACGTGTTTAAAACGAGAACGGATGGGGAAAGAAAAGATTCAAACGTGGCCTAAAATGAAAGCCAAATTAAAGCAAAAATTTCTGCCCTCGTATTACGTGCAAGCAGGTTTTCAGCAATTACACTCTCTTAAGCAGGGGACAGGAACTGTTGAAGATTATTCTCGTGAATTTGAGTACCTATTGATGAAGTGCGACGTACCCGAAGACGAGCCCCAGACCTTAGTTCGCTACCTGGGTGGATTGGAACCCCGAATTGCAAATGTGGTTGAGTTACACCCATATGAAACCCTAGCCAAACTTACTCTGCTGGCCCACAAGGTTGATCAGCAACAAAAACTTAAAGGCAAGCAAGAGTCCACTAACACCCGACCCACTTTTCGTTTCAACCCGTCTTCTAAGCCCACCCCACCCACAAAACCCACCTCTTTCACCGGTTCCAAACAACCTGTCGGTTCAACTCCCACCGAAAACCCTAAAGCACCTAGGCGATGTTTCAGATGTCAGGGATTAGGGCACATCGCGTCTGAGTGCACCAACAAACGGGTTATCTCTTTGGCAGATTTTGAATTAGCACGCGGTTTCGAATTTGGTGAAGAACCCCGTGACGAGCAGACGACAGGGACTGATGGAGACGGGGAAGTAGTAGGGCCCGACGATGGTGATTGTTTGGTTGTTCGTGGGGCTTTGAGCAATGCCCCTGCCCCGACAGAGACGTTGCAGAGGGAATCCATCTTCCATACCCGTTGTACGATTGCCCACAAGGTGTGTACCGTCATCATTGATGGTGGGAGTTGTACTAACGTGGCATCCCAAACGCTGGTCACCAAACTGAAACTATCAACTGAACCACACCCCACTCCCTACAACATTCAGTGGTTGAATCAAGGTAAGGGCATTCAAGTGACTGAACGAGTTCTGGTTCCTTTGAGCATCGGGAAGGTGTATACCGATGAGTTGTGGTGCGATGTGCTACCGATGGATGCCTGCTACATCCTTTTGGGTCGACCGTGGCAATTCGACCGACGCGTGATCCATGATGGGTACCGAAATACGTACACTTTCACACACCGGGCCAAAAAGATTACCTTAACCCCACTTACCCAAACCGGACCGTCTACTAAAGCTCCACTACCTCTTACTACCCTGCTCCAAGCTGAACAACATGAACACGCCCTTTTCAAGGAACTCATCCTCCTTGATAGTGAACCTGATGACACCAAGCCCCCAAACCAACTTCCAGCCGAGATTCAGCCTCTATTACAGTCCTATAACTCTGTTTTCCCCACTGAAATGCCACATGGCCTCCCCCCACTACGTACCATACAACATAAAATTGACCTTGTACCTGGTTCCATTCTGCCCAACCATCCCGCTTATCGCACCAATCCACAAGAGTCTGCTGAAATCAGGAAACAAGTTGATGACCTGCTGCGAAAAGGACTCATCCGAGAGTCACTCAGCCCGTATGTTGTACCCACCCTCCTTGTCCCTAAGAAAAATGGGGAGTGGAGGATGTGCATGGATAGTAGGGCTATTAACAAGATCACAATCAAATACCGGTTTCCGATCCCTAGATTGGATGATTTACTTGATGAGCTTTACGGGGCTACTGTCTTCTCCAAAGTCGACCTCCGTAGTGGTTATCATCAAATCAGAATTTATGATGGTGACGAGTGGAAGACCGCGTTCAAGACCAAGGAGGGTCTTTACGAAtggcttgtcatgccgtttggactCTCTAATGCTCCTAGCACCTTTATGCGCCTtatgaatcaggttctcaaacccTTTTTGGGTCGGTTTATTGTGGTTTACTTTGATGACATATTGGTTTACAACCCTACAGCAGCAGCCCATCATGATCATCTTCGTCAACTATTCGATTTGCTTAGTCAGGAGAAGCTGTACGGGAACCTCGAGAAGTGTGAATTCTTCACGGGTCACTTTCTTGGGGTATATTGTATCCTCCACGGGCATCCAAGTTGACGAACGAAAGGTGCAAGCTATAAGGGATTGGCCCGTACCACAATCTATACAACAGGTCCGCAGCTTTCATGGCTTGGCGTCCTTCTACCGGCGTTTCGTTCGTAACTTTAGTATCGTCGTGGCTCTGATGACTGAGGTTACCAAGGGAAAGCAATTTCTGTGGACCCCTCAAGCTCAGCAAGCATTTGATGAACTCAAAAGGCTACTTTCTTCTACACCCGTCCTGGCTCTCCCTTGTTTTGATGAAGTTTTCGAGGTTGAGTGTGACGCCTCTGGCGTCGGTATCGGGGCTGTCCTGTCACAACGTGGTCGCCCCGTGGCCTATTATAGTGAAAAGCTCAATGATGCGAAACGTCGTTACTCCACATACGACAAGGAATTTTACGCAATCATTCGAGCCTTGGATCATTGGCAGCATTATTTAATTTCGAAAGAATTTATCCTACATTCAGATCACGAGGCCCTCAAGTACATTCAGGGACAGCATAAACTCCAGCCTCGCCATGCCAAGTGGGTTGAATTCTTACAAATATTTAACTTTTCCATCCGGCATAAATCTGGAAAACTCAATCAAGGGGCCGACGCCTTGTCTCGTAAGTTCTCGCTACTCAATTCCTTACAACCCCGCGTCCTCGGGCTTGATTTGTTGAAGCAGGAGTATGTGGGCGATCCCGATTTTGGTGACATCTTTCAGAACTGTCAACGCCATGCTGTCGCCAATTTTCACATTTGTCAGGGGTTTCTTTTTCGTCATCAGCAGCTTTGTGTCCCCCAGCACAGTGTTCGGTCCATGTTAATCCAAGAAGTTCATGAGGGTGGGCTGGCTGGTCATCATGGCATCGATAAAACCTTGCTCATGCTACAACAACACTTTTTCTGGCCCAGGTTGCGACGTGATGTTGAACACTATGTT encodes:
- the LOC110925464 gene encoding F-box protein At3g07870 — translated: MVSYNNVNFDTLYYLFITFIFIIKHVIDNPLKTEQLVYKSSTYITCLKIWVKRARFGLTRINMGRVRVEIFDPNNNMGRVRVEHFNPPTRNPSTRQPINPTRLPPLDKMFNTQFGFGVCRETSDPKIVKIRYVNKFADMESVNDIPWQVEIFTLSTGVWRSPYGNLPRKSIVFDCRQNGVCVDGFCYWLATDRSTVDVVKAYNMIVSFDMTHEEFREVNLPDRFVYQVSMWDLDIYNLSESLVLVERSGIYNPVYDVWMMEDGVRNSFTKLYTIRAPDARIKGVREFRKSGEPVIEVIEDDRKAISLVVYEPNLKRISNLGISRGTNYVGQFFVHSYMETLLLLDQPSLTIFDDGKRYVESL